The genomic DNA ACGGGTCCGAGGAGGTGGTGCCGGCCTCGGATCTGGCGCCGGGCGATCGGGTACGGGTGCGGCCTGGTACGCGGATTCCCGCCGATGGGCGGGTGACCGCAGGCAAATCAGCCGTGGACGAATCGATGATCACCGGTGAATCCCGGCCGGTACAGAAGAATCCCGGGACAGAAGTCATTGGCGGATCGGTCAACGGCAACGGGCCGCTCACGCTGGAGGTAACCAGGGTGGGCCGCGACAGCGTGCTGCAGCACATCGTCCGCCAGGTGGCCGAAGCGCAACGCAGCCGGGCGCCGATCCAGTCCGTGGCCGATCGCGTGGCCGCGATTTTCGTGCCGGCCGTGATCACCGTCGCCGTGCTCGCCTTTTTCGCCTGGCTCTGGCTGGGACCCGATCCGAGCGCCGCGTTTGCGGTCCTGGCGGCGGTCTCGGTCCTCATTATTGCCTGCCCCTGCGCGCTTGGCCTCGCGACCCCGATGTCCATCATGGTCGGCGTCGGGCGTGGCGCACAGGCGGGGGTGCTGGTGCGGGATTCGGCCGCGCTGGAGGCGCTGGCGTCCTGCGATACGCTGGTGATCGACAAGACCGGCACGGTGACCGAAGGCCGCCCGCGGGTGACGCGGAAATGGTCGGTCGATGGTGGAGAGGGCCGGGACGCCCTGCGATATGCTGCGGCACTGGAGCGACAAAGCGAACATCCGCTGGCCACGGCGATCATCCGCGCTGCGGAGGACGAGGAGTTGGAGATCGGCACGGCCGAGGACGTAACAGTGGAAAGTGGCGCGGGTCTTTCGGGGACGGTCTCGGACCGGCATGTTGCGCTTGGGAGCCTGGCCTATCTCGAAGGGCTGGGCATCGATGTGGCCGGATTTGCCGAGACGGCCCGCGTGGCCGAAGCCGGGGGAGAAAGCCTGATTTACGTGGCCGTCGATCAAGAGCCCGCGCTGGTGATCGCGGTGGCCGACCCGCTGCGCGCCGGGGCAAGAAAAACCCTGGATCGGCTTCGCGCCGAGGGGCTCGAGGTGATACTGGCTTCCGGAGACCGGGCGGAGGCGGTGGCGCAGGTCGCCGAGGAATTGGGGATCGAGCGTCACTACGGCCAGCAATCGCCCTCGGACAAGCAGGCATTGGTTGAGCGATTGCAGGCCCAGGGTCGCGTCGTCGCGATGACCGGCGACGGGGTGAACGACGCGCCGGCGCTGGCCAAGGCCGATATCGGGCTCGCCATGGGCAGCGGGACCGACGTGGCCATGGAGACGGCTAGCCTGACCCTGCTCAAGGGCGATATTGTTGGGGTGCTGCGCGCGCGCCGGCTGGCGCGCGGCGTGTTCCGGAATATCCGCCAGAATCTGGTTTTTGCCTTTGCCTATAATACCCTCGGCGTGCCACTGGCGGCCGGTGTGCTCTACCCGTTCCTGGGCTTGCTGCTGAGCCCGATCGTCGCGAGCGCCGCGATGAGCCTGAGCTCCGTCTCTGTGATCGGCAACGCGCTTCGGCTGAAGCGGCTGACTCTATAAGTTCCTCGGAGATCGGGTCTGATGGCGCAAAACCGCAGAGCGGGCAGGCGGAAGGGTGGCCGACGGCGCCTGGGCTCCCTCCCGCCCTATGCGGCGCTCGTCATGGGGGCGGTGCTGGGCGCGCTTGTCGCGGTGGGCGCGGCGGAACTGTTGCTGCGTGACGGTTTACAGGCGCCGGGCGGAGAGGAAGTGGCTGCAGCACGTGTCGCCGTGGCGCCGCCACCCCTGGCAAAACCCGCGCCGCCGGGCCGGAAACCTGGCGCGCCGCCTGACTGGCGGCGTTACGCCCGTCCGGCACAATCGGGGTCAGGGCCATTCCTGGCGGTTGTAATCGACGATCTGGGCCATGATCCGGCGCTGACCCGGCGCGCGGTGCGGCTGCCGCCGGATGTGGCGCTGGCCTTTCTGCCATACGCGCCGGGCGTCCGGGGGCAGGTGGCCGTGGCGCGGAAAAAGGGCTTTGAGGTTCTCGTGCATCTGCCCATGGAGCCGGACGAAGCCCATATGGATCCGGGGCCGAATGCCCTTTATGGCGCGCTCGACAACCGGACCCTGCTGCGCCGGCTTGACGCCAATCTCTCGGTATTTCCAGGCTATATCGGGGTCAACAACCATATGGGGAGCCGTTTTACGCGCGACGCGGGGGCCATGACCCTGGTGCTGACGGAGCTTCGCCGGCGCGGCCTGTTATTCCTGGATTCCAGAACTTCGCCGGATTCCGTCGGGGCGTCGATTGCGCGGGAACTCGAAATGCCCTGGGCCGGCCGCGACGTGTTTCTCGATAATTCGCGCGAGCCGGCCGATATCCGGCGCCAATTGGCCGAGGCCGAGCGCCGGGCCCGGGAAACCGGGCTCGCCGTGGCGATCGGGCATCCGTATCCTGAAACATTGGACCTGCTTGAAGAGTGGTTGCCCGAAGCCGCATCGCGCGGTCTGGAGCTTGTCCCGATCAGCCAGGCCGCGGCCGCGAGCGCCGCTGTCGCGGGCTTTCGCTGACCGGCCCTCCTTACCCGCGCGTGGCGAAGCGCAGGGCTTCCTCGGCCGCGCGGAGAACGGCCCGGGCCTTGTTCCGGGTTTCCTCATATTCGGTCGCCGGATCACTGTCCGCGACAACCCCGCCGCCGGCCTGGACATGGACCTGGCCGTCCATGACCACGGCGGTGCGAAGCGCAATGCAAGTATCGAGCGCGCCGCCCGCAGAAATATACCCGACAGCCCCCGCGTAAATTCCCCGGCGCAGTGTCTCGAGTTCCTCGATGATTTCCATCGCCCGAACCTTGGGTGCACCCGACACGGTGCCGGCCGGAAAACCGGCCATCAGGGCATCGATCGCATCGAGCCCCGGGGCCAGTTCGCCGGTCACATTGGAGACCAGGTGCATGACATGGGAATAGCGCTCGATCGCCATTTCTTCCGTGACTTTCACTGTCCCGATCCTGGCCGCCCGCGCGACGTCGTTCCGCCCGAGGTCGAGCAGCATGAGGTGCTCGGCCCGCTCCTTGGGGTCGGCCAGGAGATCGCGGGCGAGATTTTCATCTTCATCAGGTGTTCCGCCCCTCGGCCGGGTCCCGGCGATGGGTCGGACGGTCATTTCGCCGTCACGCAGCCGGACCAGGATTTCGGGACTGGAGCCGACGATGGCGAAATTCCCCATGTCGAAGAAATACAGAAAAGGCGAGGGGTTGAGCCGGCGTAGCGCACGGTAGAGCGCAAAGGGAGGCAGGGCGAAGGGCACCGTGAATCGCTGCGAGGGCACCACCTGAAAGACATCACCGGCGCGGATATAGTCCTTCGCCTGCTCGACCAGCCGGTAATAGGCTTCCCGCGTGATATTGGACCGCGGCGCCGGCAGCGGGGCTGGAACGGCCGGGGCCGCGTCGCCATGGGGCAGGGGCCGGTCGAAATCGCGGGTGGCCTCCCTCAGGCGTTCCTGTGCCAGGTTGTAGGCGGTATCGGGCGGGATCTCTTCATCCGGCCAGACGGGAGTGATCAGGCTGATGCTGTCCGTGACCGAATCGAAGATCGCAACGATTGTGGGGCGCAGGAACACGGCATCGGGCACGCCCAGCGGATCGGGATTTCCGTCCGGAATATCCTCCACCAGCCGAACGCTGTCATAGCCCATATAGCCGAAGAGGCCGGATGCCATGGGGGGCAGCGAATCGGGCACGACAAGACGCGATTCGGCCACGAGCGCCCGGAGCGAGGCAAGCGCGTCCGCATCGATCGGCGAGAACTCATCGGGGTCGGTCAGGGCGCTGCGATTGATTTCCGCCCGCCGGCCGCGACAGCGCCAGATGACGTCGGGACGCAGGCCGATGACCGAATATCGCCCGCGCGCCGACCCGCCTTCGACCGATTCGAGCAGGAAGGTGTGGCTTTGTCCGTGTGCGAGCTTGAGGAGACTCGAAACCGGCGTTTCAAGATCGGCCACCAGCCGGGTCCAGACGAGTTGTGCCTGGCCGGCTGCATAGGCGTTGGCAAAATCGGCGCGGTCTGGTTCCACTCTCATGGGTTGGCCCGGGTCAGGAGGCCGGCGCGCCCGGCGCGGCGCGCCCGCCGCTAGAACAGCGCCTCAACGGCCTCGCGGTTGATCTCGACGCCGTATTGCTCGCCCAGCGCTTCCGACAGTTGCGCGAGGATGTCTGCTTCCAGGCGCGAGGTGAGGCGGCGCAGCACGGCCTTGTCGGTCTCGCTGCTGGCATCGAAGCCGGCCGTGAAACTGTCCCTTAGACGCACGAGGAGGAAGCCGTCGCGGTCCTCGAAGACCCTGGTCTCGCCTTCGGCCATGTTGAAGACGCCGGCCAGGACAGAGGGTGGCAGATCGGTCTCGCCCGCTTCGCCAGCGTCGCGGCTCAAATCGCGGATCGTCTGAACCGAGCGGCCGTCGGTCTCGGCCCGCGCGCGAATGGTGGCGCCGCCCGATTCGATGGCCGATCTGGCGTCCTCCGCCGCCGCGCTGGCCTTTTCCATCTGCCGCGTCGCCCGCCAGGCGCTTCGCACCTCGTCGCGAATCCCGTCCAGCGGCGGGATTACCGACGGTGTGATTTCGTCGACCGAAAGAATCAGATACGCGCCCGCTTCGGTCTCGATGAGTTCGCTCGTTTCGCCGGCCTCGGTCCCGAAGGCTGCGCTCACAAAATCGGGGAGCGCCGGCACGTCTTCTATTTGTTCGCCGTC from Alphaproteobacteria bacterium includes the following:
- a CDS encoding copper-translocating P-type ATPase, encoding MNDPARSSHNPDHHAPDDHAGCAGHGEARAAPTAGSPGQYTCPMHPEILKDGPGTCPICGMGLEPVVPDKETENPELKDMTRRFWIAAVLTLPILGLAMIPLPEGWSWLARWSHEIQLGLSLPVVAWAGAPFFVRGWESVKSGNLNMFTLISLGVGVAFLASAVLVLVPGWVPPAFLTAGGRVPVYFEAAAVITTLVLLGQVIELRARDRAGDAIRALLDLAPAEAVRLDDDGSEEVVPASDLAPGDRVRVRPGTRIPADGRVTAGKSAVDESMITGESRPVQKNPGTEVIGGSVNGNGPLTLEVTRVGRDSVLQHIVRQVAEAQRSRAPIQSVADRVAAIFVPAVITVAVLAFFAWLWLGPDPSAAFAVLAAVSVLIIACPCALGLATPMSIMVGVGRGAQAGVLVRDSAALEALASCDTLVIDKTGTVTEGRPRVTRKWSVDGGEGRDALRYAAALERQSEHPLATAIIRAAEDEELEIGTAEDVTVESGAGLSGTVSDRHVALGSLAYLEGLGIDVAGFAETARVAEAGGESLIYVAVDQEPALVIAVADPLRAGARKTLDRLRAEGLEVILASGDRAEAVAQVAEELGIERHYGQQSPSDKQALVERLQAQGRVVAMTGDGVNDAPALAKADIGLAMGSGTDVAMETASLTLLKGDIVGVLRARRLARGVFRNIRQNLVFAFAYNTLGVPLAAGVLYPFLGLLLSPIVASAAMSLSSVSVIGNALRLKRLTL
- a CDS encoding divergent polysaccharide deacetylase family protein — translated: MAQNRRAGRRKGGRRRLGSLPPYAALVMGAVLGALVAVGAAELLLRDGLQAPGGEEVAAARVAVAPPPLAKPAPPGRKPGAPPDWRRYARPAQSGSGPFLAVVIDDLGHDPALTRRAVRLPPDVALAFLPYAPGVRGQVAVARKKGFEVLVHLPMEPDEAHMDPGPNALYGALDNRTLLRRLDANLSVFPGYIGVNNHMGSRFTRDAGAMTLVLTELRRRGLLFLDSRTSPDSVGASIARELEMPWAGRDVFLDNSREPADIRRQLAEAERRARETGLAVAIGHPYPETLDLLEEWLPEAASRGLELVPISQAAAASAAVAGFR
- the trpE gene encoding anthranilate synthase component I — encoded protein: MRVEPDRADFANAYAAGQAQLVWTRLVADLETPVSSLLKLAHGQSHTFLLESVEGGSARGRYSVIGLRPDVIWRCRGRRAEINRSALTDPDEFSPIDADALASLRALVAESRLVVPDSLPPMASGLFGYMGYDSVRLVEDIPDGNPDPLGVPDAVFLRPTIVAIFDSVTDSISLITPVWPDEEIPPDTAYNLAQERLREATRDFDRPLPHGDAAPAVPAPLPAPRSNITREAYYRLVEQAKDYIRAGDVFQVVPSQRFTVPFALPPFALYRALRRLNPSPFLYFFDMGNFAIVGSSPEILVRLRDGEMTVRPIAGTRPRGGTPDEDENLARDLLADPKERAEHLMLLDLGRNDVARAARIGTVKVTEEMAIERYSHVMHLVSNVTGELAPGLDAIDALMAGFPAGTVSGAPKVRAMEIIEELETLRRGIYAGAVGYISAGGALDTCIALRTAVVMDGQVHVQAGGGVVADSDPATEYEETRNKARAVLRAAEEALRFATRG